The Candidatus Bathyarchaeota archaeon genome has a segment encoding these proteins:
- the ndhC gene encoding NADH-quinone oxidoreductase subunit A, giving the protein MDNVLLMAPVIFALAIGVAVIIYWIGGNISVKGKQEPGKETMYACGEEFPARKLQVNVQRFFIYAVYFLIFDVLAFILATSLLDTGIFPAMYAVIVLLAILILLPLRRWD; this is encoded by the coding sequence ATGGATAATGTTCTCTTAATGGCTCCGGTTATCTTTGCCTTGGCTATTGGGGTAGCTGTAATTATTTACTGGATTGGTGGAAATATCTCAGTTAAGGGAAAGCAGGAGCCGGGCAAGGAAACAATGTATGCATGCGGAGAAGAGTTTCCAGCTCGGAAATTACAGGTTAACGTTCAACGCTTTTTCATCTACGCCGTTTATTTTCTCATCTTTGATGTCCTCGCATTTATCTTGGCAACATCACTTTTAGATACAGGTATTTTTCCAGCCATGTACGCTGTCATTGTCCTTCTCGCAATCCTCATCCTACTTCCCCTGAGGAGATGGGACTAA
- a CDS encoding NADH-quinone oxidoreductase subunit B family protein — protein MGLVKWARVKSPWILHFSSGGACNGCDIEVAAALTPRYDVERFGILAKGTPRHADVLTLTGSLTRQVKDRLLRIYKQMPEPKFVVAIGACACSGGVFQKCYNVYEGVDKVLPVDAYIPGCPPKPEAIIDGIVKLLKKIEES, from the coding sequence ATGGGATTAGTCAAATGGGCAAGGGTCAAATCACCTTGGATATTACACTTCTCCTCAGGCGGTGCATGTAATGGATGCGACATTGAAGTTGCCGCTGCATTGACCCCAAGATATGATGTTGAGCGATTCGGAATTCTAGCAAAGGGAACCCCCAGGCACGCAGATGTGTTGACCCTCACCGGTAGCTTAACACGCCAAGTAAAAGACCGCCTCTTGCGAATCTATAAGCAGATGCCTGAGCCGAAGTTCGTGGTTGCTATCGGGGCGTGTGCATGTAGCGGAGGGGTTTTTCAGAAATGCTACAATGTATATGAGGGCGTTGATAAAGTATTACCCGTCGATGCCTATATTCCCGGATGTCCACCGAAACCTGAGGCGATAATTGACGGCATTGTAAAACTGTTAAAAAAGATCGAAGAATCTTGA
- a CDS encoding NADH-quinone oxidoreductase subunit C, whose protein sequence is MANTTQKSLGETVEIEKNLRETLGSKILDLRVPRERRIFVSVERAVFKEVVEYLTKNLEFKHLTTITGRDAGGQTEVIYHLNRRGVELSLKVQVPSEEAILPTITDLIPGAVLYEREVHDLLGVKFEGHPDLSPLLLPDGWPAGVHPLKKEWTVEKIREKLASVEKK, encoded by the coding sequence ATGGCCAATACAACACAGAAGTCACTAGGAGAAACAGTGGAAATAGAAAAGAATTTGAGGGAAACGTTAGGTTCAAAAATCCTTGATCTCAGGGTTCCTAGAGAAAGACGAATCTTTGTTTCAGTTGAAAGAGCGGTATTCAAGGAAGTGGTTGAATATTTAACTAAAAACCTGGAGTTTAAACATCTCACAACAATCACTGGACGTGATGCTGGAGGACAAACTGAAGTAATCTACCATCTTAACAGACGGGGAGTTGAACTCTCACTTAAGGTTCAGGTTCCATCTGAGGAGGCAATCCTTCCCACTATAACTGATCTGATTCCCGGCGCCGTTTTGTATGAACGTGAAGTACACGATTTACTCGGGGTAAAATTCGAAGGACATCCTGACCTTTCCCCCCTGCTGCTGCCGGATGGTTGGCCTGCTGGAGTTCACCCATTAAAAAAAGAGTGGACGGTTGAAAAAATTCGCGAGAAATTAGCTAGCGTGGAGAAGAAGTAA
- a CDS encoding nickel-dependent hydrogenase large subunit, producing the protein MSEAAFQIPIGPQHPALKEAPENFTFTVDGEYVVDVKARIGYNHRGIEKAAESRSYIQNLYLVERVCGICSIAHVSTYAQAVEEALNLEIPPRAKYIRTIIYELNRIASHYLWLGIAGHEIGFDTLFMYIWRDREIALNILEQLTGNRVTYAAFTIGGVRRDISPQMVKNAKDGLTILEERMKYYKKLCLSEPTVLKRAVGVGVLKPQDAIALCAVGPTLRASGIKSDVRADDPYLAYEEVPFYVVTYDGCDVASRVLVRCDETLVSIGIIKHALDHLPEG; encoded by the coding sequence ATGTCTGAAGCAGCTTTCCAAATTCCAATTGGACCACAGCACCCAGCATTGAAAGAAGCCCCTGAAAACTTCACCTTCACCGTCGATGGAGAATATGTTGTTGACGTAAAAGCCCGCATCGGATATAACCATCGCGGCATTGAAAAGGCAGCTGAAAGTCGGAGCTACATTCAAAACCTCTATTTGGTAGAACGAGTCTGTGGAATCTGCTCGATAGCCCATGTATCCACATACGCTCAGGCTGTCGAAGAAGCGCTAAACCTAGAGATTCCGCCTAGAGCCAAATACATTCGGACAATAATTTACGAGTTAAACCGTATTGCCAGCCATTATCTTTGGCTTGGAATCGCTGGCCACGAAATTGGATTCGACACGCTTTTCATGTATATTTGGCGAGACAGGGAAATCGCCTTAAACATCCTCGAGCAGCTCACGGGAAACAGAGTTACCTATGCAGCGTTCACTATCGGCGGCGTTCGAAGGGATATCTCCCCTCAAATGGTCAAAAACGCCAAAGATGGATTGACCATTCTCGAGGAGCGAATGAAATATTATAAAAAACTATGCCTCAGCGAGCCAACTGTGCTGAAACGCGCAGTTGGAGTGGGAGTCCTAAAGCCTCAAGATGCTATTGCCCTATGCGCTGTAGGTCCAACACTCCGCGCCAGCGGAATTAAAAGCGATGTGCGAGCGGATGACCCGTATTTAGCATACGAGGAAGTCCCATTCTATGTGGTAACATATGATGGATGCGACGTTGCAAGCCGAGTACTCGTACGATGCGACGAAACGCTTGTAAGTATTGGTATAATCAAACACGCCCTTGACCACCTCCCAGAGGG